Proteins encoded together in one Microbacterium sp. zg-Y625 window:
- a CDS encoding glycoside hydrolase family 2 protein, producing MSEPMLTPWGERLDRDAPLPEYPRPQLVREDWMNLNGIWSYAMTPFGASDPLAVADPAAPPSAWEGDIVVPFSPETPLSGVGRSLGADETLWYRRTFAVPRPVGDDERVLLHFGAVDQSCRVAVDGVEVGGHTGGYLPFTLDVTAALAEGDAHEITVAVRDVTDAAWLARGKQSSRRGGIWYTPQSGIWQTVWLEIVPRVAVDRLVLTPDLAGAAVEVTVESEHGAGVEAAVTVSAEGVVVATATVPVGQTTRVTMPAPVRAWSPDDPFLYDVEVALGDDHVRSYVGMRSFGVGLDDRGHARLLLNGQPHLPVGLLDQGYWPDGGYTAPSDAALEYDIRLAQRLGYTMLRKHIKVEPLRWYHHCDRLGMLVWQDAVNGGGRYRPAVITAPVFGAPALDDTRYARFARADPAGRERFEVELVEMIAHLRSVVSLSLWVPFNEGWGQFDAARIAARVRDLDPTRPIDHASGWHDQGAGDLHSRHVYFRPVRMPRRRDGRVEAVTEYGGYSLAVPQHTWTAEAFGYRRYRSRARLQAALERLHDAEIVPAIGRGLAATVYTQLSDVEDEVNGMVTYDRRYVKVDEAAVRAMNERLQAAASTRTAAEEEPA from the coding sequence ATGAGCGAGCCGATGCTGACCCCGTGGGGTGAACGCCTCGACCGCGATGCTCCCCTGCCGGAGTACCCGCGCCCCCAGCTGGTGCGCGAAGACTGGATGAACCTCAACGGGATCTGGTCGTACGCGATGACGCCGTTCGGGGCATCCGACCCCCTCGCCGTCGCCGATCCGGCCGCACCGCCATCGGCCTGGGAGGGCGACATCGTCGTGCCGTTCTCGCCCGAGACGCCGCTGTCGGGCGTCGGGCGGTCGCTCGGCGCCGACGAGACGCTCTGGTACCGCCGCACGTTCGCCGTGCCGCGGCCCGTCGGCGACGACGAGCGCGTGCTGCTGCACTTCGGCGCGGTCGACCAGTCCTGCCGCGTCGCCGTCGACGGGGTCGAGGTGGGCGGGCACACCGGCGGCTACCTGCCCTTCACGCTCGACGTGACCGCCGCTCTGGCCGAGGGCGACGCGCACGAGATCACCGTCGCCGTGCGTGACGTGACGGATGCCGCGTGGCTCGCCCGCGGCAAGCAGTCCAGCCGGCGCGGCGGCATCTGGTACACGCCGCAGTCGGGAATCTGGCAGACGGTGTGGCTCGAGATCGTGCCGCGCGTCGCCGTCGACCGTCTCGTGCTCACGCCCGACCTTGCCGGCGCGGCGGTGGAGGTGACCGTCGAGAGCGAGCACGGCGCCGGCGTCGAGGCGGCGGTCACGGTCTCGGCCGAGGGTGTGGTGGTCGCGACGGCGACGGTGCCGGTCGGGCAGACCACGCGTGTCACGATGCCCGCGCCGGTGCGGGCGTGGTCGCCGGATGATCCCTTCCTCTATGACGTCGAGGTCGCGCTCGGCGACGACCACGTGCGCAGCTACGTCGGCATGCGTTCATTCGGCGTCGGTCTCGACGACCGTGGACACGCGCGGCTGCTGCTGAACGGTCAGCCGCATCTGCCGGTGGGGCTCCTGGATCAGGGCTACTGGCCCGACGGCGGGTACACCGCCCCGAGCGACGCCGCGCTGGAGTACGACATCCGCCTCGCCCAGCGCCTCGGCTATACGATGCTGCGCAAGCACATCAAGGTCGAACCTCTCCGCTGGTACCACCACTGCGACCGGCTCGGAATGCTGGTGTGGCAGGACGCGGTCAACGGGGGCGGGCGCTATCGGCCGGCCGTCATCACCGCACCGGTGTTCGGCGCGCCGGCACTCGACGACACCCGCTACGCGCGGTTCGCCCGCGCCGACCCGGCTGGTCGGGAGCGGTTCGAAGTCGAGCTCGTCGAGATGATCGCGCACCTGCGCAGCGTCGTGTCGCTGTCGCTGTGGGTGCCGTTCAACGAGGGGTGGGGGCAGTTCGACGCCGCCCGCATCGCCGCGCGGGTGCGGGACCTCGACCCCACGCGGCCGATCGACCATGCGAGCGGCTGGCACGACCAGGGCGCGGGCGACCTGCACAGCCGGCACGTGTACTTCCGTCCGGTGCGCATGCCGCGCCGGCGCGACGGCCGAGTGGAGGCCGTCACCGAGTACGGCGGCTACAGCCTGGCGGTGCCGCAGCACACGTGGACGGCGGAGGCCTTCGGCTACCGGCGCTACCGCTCCCGGGCGCGGCTGCAGGCGGCCCTCGAACGGCTGCACGACGCCGAGATCGTCCCCGCGATCGGCCGCGGGCTGGCGGCGACCGTGTACACGCAGCTGTCGGACGTCGAGGACGAGGTCAACGGCATGGTCACTTACGACCGCCGGTATGTGAAGGTCGATGAGGCGGCCGTGCGCGCGATGAACGAGCGGCTGCAGGCCGCGGCATCCACACGCACCGCCGCAGAAGAGGAGCCCGCGTGA
- a CDS encoding ABC transporter ATP-binding protein — protein MGTDPDAAVEVQGLVVKRGRTTVFDGLDMRIPRGRITGILGPSGGGKTTLMRAIVGVQIVAAGSVTVLGEPAGSVALRRRVSYATQGASVYDDLTVEQNLRYGARLLGATASDVSRVMADVDLTAQRTQPAGRLSGGQRSRVSLAVAMLGSPDVLVLDEPTVGLDPVLRQSLWAIFRRLADAGATLIVSSHVMDEAMRCDDVALIHDGSVLTQTTPQGLLQTTGATDPDAAFLTLIERGRHGGPA, from the coding sequence ATGGGGACGGACCCGGATGCCGCAGTGGAGGTGCAGGGCCTGGTCGTGAAGCGCGGCCGCACCACGGTGTTCGACGGTCTCGACATGCGCATCCCGCGCGGGCGCATCACGGGCATTCTCGGGCCGAGCGGTGGCGGCAAGACGACGCTCATGCGGGCGATCGTGGGGGTTCAGATCGTGGCCGCAGGCAGCGTCACCGTTCTGGGCGAGCCGGCAGGCTCCGTCGCCCTGCGGCGCCGGGTGTCGTACGCGACGCAGGGCGCCTCGGTGTACGACGACCTCACCGTGGAGCAGAACCTGCGCTACGGCGCGCGGCTGCTCGGCGCGACGGCATCCGATGTCTCACGCGTGATGGCCGATGTCGATCTGACCGCCCAGCGCACGCAGCCGGCAGGTCGCTTGTCGGGCGGGCAGCGCAGCCGGGTCTCGCTCGCCGTTGCCATGCTCGGCTCGCCCGACGTGCTGGTGCTGGACGAGCCCACCGTGGGACTCGATCCGGTGCTGCGGCAGAGCCTGTGGGCGATCTTCCGGCGCCTGGCCGATGCCGGTGCGACGCTCATCGTGTCGAGTCACGTGATGGATGAGGCGATGCGGTGCGACGACGTCGCGCTGATCCACGACGGAAGCGTGCTCACGCAGACGACGCCGCAGGGGCTCCTCCAGACCACTGGCGCGACCGACCCCGATGCTGCCTTCCTGACGCTCATCGAGCGCGGCCGCCACGGGGGCCCGGCGTGA
- a CDS encoding MarR family winged helix-turn-helix transcriptional regulator, whose product MTDRRLAVDAWEALFRAQYEVFQEINDDFDGSELTQAEYDVLLTVTRRESGARLREVTANMLISQPSVSRLVDRMVSRGLVTKCADPSDGRGAVLQATPEGAAMFRRLATRHGQSIAARMSVLEDDELRQLRDLATKLRGV is encoded by the coding sequence ATGACCGACCGTCGCCTCGCCGTGGATGCATGGGAGGCGCTGTTCCGGGCTCAGTACGAGGTGTTCCAGGAGATCAACGACGACTTCGACGGGTCAGAGCTCACCCAGGCGGAGTACGACGTGCTGCTGACGGTGACCCGGCGCGAATCGGGCGCGCGACTGCGCGAAGTCACCGCCAACATGCTCATCAGCCAGCCGAGCGTCTCGCGCCTGGTCGACCGCATGGTGTCACGGGGGCTCGTGACCAAGTGCGCCGACCCCAGCGACGGGCGCGGCGCCGTGCTGCAGGCGACACCGGAGGGCGCGGCGATGTTCCGCCGCCTGGCCACGCGCCACGGGCAGTCGATCGCCGCGCGCATGTCGGTGCTCGAGGACGACGAGCTGCGCCAGCTGCGCGACCTCGCGACCAAGCTCCGCGGAGTCTGA
- a CDS encoding DUF2207 domain-containing protein — MVHLRTRIGIVVALVAAALAATAGSAAPGSAPEQVVTWAASSADVDDFTFDSLDADYTLTRAEDGTSRLRVVETFVAEFPDVDQNRGVRRAIPTSYNGQPLNPTLISITDETGAARPAESDSEDDVFEMVSRADDYLRGEQTFVFTYDLENVTWTFEDGGQEFYWDVNGFDWEQPFGEVTATLHMDADLAGALTGRQSCYVGEQGATQQCEIQAVTAEDGSVIVTADAVGLAPYETMTIAVGFDPDTFVLFDSSYFASGWGWVQAASALGLAGAFGFAVWTRRRWLRDAPGRPTVIAEFTPPPGVDALESAVMLGKTSKAIPAEVLEQAIVGSLRIVEGSKRAFGGSKLQVELVDRSRADRDGRMLLDGLFGKGARPGATFEFGKQDTRLSGVASKILKAAGVELKKRGVYRSVPGRVRTWPAAALFAGTVLVILSGMLAIAASVNVLVPLVLMVVAGIVLAFGMGLVFHRPLTDAGAELRDHLAGLKVFIDWAEADRIRMLQSPMGAERRPVDVGDPRQMIHLYETLLPYAVVFGQEKKWADELMVHYGDAGVTPSWYYGSAAFNAAAFSSSIASLSSAAMSSSSTSGGSSGGGSAGGGGGGGGGGGV; from the coding sequence ATGGTGCACCTACGGACTCGGATCGGCATCGTGGTGGCTCTCGTCGCGGCAGCCCTGGCGGCGACAGCGGGATCGGCGGCTCCCGGCTCGGCGCCGGAACAGGTCGTCACCTGGGCCGCGTCTTCTGCGGACGTCGACGACTTCACCTTCGACAGTCTCGACGCCGACTACACCCTCACCCGCGCAGAGGACGGCACCAGCCGGCTGCGCGTCGTCGAGACGTTCGTCGCCGAGTTCCCCGATGTCGATCAGAACCGCGGGGTGAGGCGTGCAATCCCGACGTCGTACAACGGGCAGCCGCTCAACCCGACGCTGATCTCGATCACCGACGAGACCGGCGCCGCGCGGCCGGCCGAGAGCGACAGCGAAGACGACGTCTTCGAGATGGTCTCCCGTGCCGACGACTACCTGCGTGGCGAGCAGACCTTCGTGTTCACCTACGACCTTGAGAACGTCACCTGGACCTTCGAGGACGGTGGCCAGGAGTTCTACTGGGACGTCAACGGGTTCGACTGGGAGCAGCCGTTCGGCGAGGTGACGGCGACCCTCCACATGGATGCCGATCTCGCCGGAGCGCTCACGGGCCGCCAATCCTGCTATGTCGGCGAACAGGGCGCCACGCAGCAGTGCGAGATCCAGGCGGTGACTGCTGAGGACGGCTCTGTGATCGTGACGGCGGATGCCGTAGGCCTTGCTCCCTACGAGACGATGACCATCGCGGTCGGATTCGACCCCGACACCTTCGTGCTGTTCGACTCGTCGTACTTCGCGTCGGGGTGGGGTTGGGTGCAGGCAGCGTCTGCGCTCGGGCTGGCCGGGGCGTTCGGTTTCGCGGTCTGGACCCGGCGGCGCTGGTTGCGCGACGCTCCCGGACGCCCGACGGTCATCGCCGAGTTCACGCCCCCGCCGGGGGTGGATGCGCTTGAGAGCGCCGTCATGCTCGGCAAGACGTCGAAGGCCATACCGGCGGAGGTGCTCGAGCAGGCCATCGTGGGGTCCCTCCGCATCGTGGAGGGATCGAAACGCGCATTCGGCGGGTCGAAGCTGCAGGTGGAGCTGGTCGATCGCTCTCGGGCGGACCGCGACGGCCGCATGTTGCTCGACGGGCTGTTCGGCAAGGGCGCGCGGCCCGGTGCGACCTTCGAGTTCGGCAAGCAGGACACGCGGCTGTCGGGCGTGGCCTCGAAGATCCTCAAGGCGGCGGGAGTCGAGCTCAAGAAGCGAGGGGTGTATCGGTCGGTTCCCGGGCGCGTGCGCACGTGGCCCGCGGCGGCGCTGTTCGCCGGGACGGTGCTCGTGATCCTCTCCGGGATGCTGGCAATCGCGGCATCCGTCAACGTGTTGGTGCCGCTGGTGCTCATGGTGGTGGCGGGGATCGTGCTGGCCTTCGGAATGGGTTTGGTCTTCCACCGGCCGTTGACGGATGCCGGTGCGGAGCTGCGTGACCACCTGGCGGGCCTGAAGGTCTTCATCGACTGGGCGGAGGCGGACCGCATCCGCATGCTGCAATCGCCGATGGGTGCCGAGCGGCGCCCCGTCGACGTCGGCGACCCACGGCAGATGATCCACCTGTACGAGACGCTGCTGCCCTATGCCGTCGTCTTCGGGCAGGAGAAGAAGTGGGCTGATGAGCTGATGGTCCACTACGGAGACGCCGGGGTGACCCCCTCGTGGTACTACGGCTCCGCGGCGTTCAACGCCGCCGCGTTCTCGTCGAGCATCGCCTCGCTGTCGAGCGCCGCGATGTCGTCGTCGTCGACGTCGGGCGGCTCGTCCGGCGGTGGCTCCGCAGGCGGAGGCGGCGGAGGCGGCGGAGGCGGCGGCGTCTGA
- a CDS encoding DUF2804 domain-containing protein, with amino-acid sequence MTLRELTAPVSLTAGDGRVLNPDAVGWARQPLVDASRVHTRSWGRNKRWEYWNVTTPTHILALTVSSIDYAAVLGVWIFDRATERTWQADATVIPPRGVTLAPRLEQGSSRARAKGLEIDIDEVPGGTRLRARIEGASFDVVAQLPEGHERLAVVVPWSSRRFQYTVKDVARPAVGTVVVDGVTSEVPAGQSWAVLDHGRGRWPYDVQWNWGAGSGVSGGRVIGIQVGAKWTDGTGSTENAMLVDGRLHKIHEELTWDYDIATWRRPWRITGGGLDATLTPFYDKVSRTDLVVLSSRTDQCFGHWSGTFTTEDGDTIAFDEILGFAEEVHNRW; translated from the coding sequence GTGACCCTGCGCGAACTGACCGCACCCGTCTCACTCACCGCCGGCGACGGCCGGGTGCTCAACCCCGATGCCGTCGGCTGGGCGCGGCAGCCGCTCGTCGACGCCTCGCGCGTGCACACCCGCTCATGGGGCCGCAACAAGCGGTGGGAGTACTGGAACGTCACGACCCCCACGCACATCCTCGCCCTCACCGTGTCGTCGATCGACTACGCCGCAGTCCTCGGCGTCTGGATCTTCGACCGGGCGACCGAACGCACCTGGCAGGCGGATGCGACCGTGATCCCGCCGCGCGGGGTGACCCTCGCACCCCGGCTGGAGCAGGGGTCGTCCCGCGCGCGGGCGAAGGGCCTCGAGATCGATATCGACGAGGTCCCGGGCGGCACGCGCCTGCGGGCGCGCATCGAGGGCGCCTCGTTCGACGTCGTCGCCCAGCTGCCGGAAGGACACGAGCGTCTGGCGGTGGTGGTGCCGTGGAGCTCTCGGCGGTTCCAGTACACGGTGAAGGACGTCGCGCGGCCCGCCGTCGGCACGGTCGTGGTCGACGGTGTGACCTCGGAGGTGCCGGCAGGCCAGTCGTGGGCGGTGCTCGACCACGGCCGCGGCCGATGGCCGTACGACGTGCAGTGGAACTGGGGCGCCGGGTCGGGCGTGTCCGGCGGCCGGGTCATCGGCATCCAGGTCGGTGCCAAATGGACCGACGGCACCGGCTCGACCGAGAACGCGATGCTCGTCGACGGACGCCTGCACAAGATCCACGAAGAGCTCACCTGGGATTACGACATCGCCACGTGGCGTCGCCCCTGGCGCATCACCGGCGGTGGGCTGGATGCCACGTTAACCCCGTTCTACGACAAGGTCAGCCGCACCGACCTCGTCGTGCTCTCCTCGCGCACCGACCAGTGCTTCGGCCACTGGTCGGGCACGTTCACCACCGAGGACGGCGACACGATCGCGTTCGACGAGATCCTGGGCTTCGCCGAAGAGGTGCACAACCGCTGGTGA
- a CDS encoding ABC transporter permease, translating to MNPGRTLATAARVLRQLSHDPRSIALMLVAPSLLVGLFSWLFADREGVFDTFGGPILALFPFVVMFLVTSVTTLRERRSGTLERLMATPLGKGDFILGYALAFGAMAALQAVVTVWFAVGVCGLSVEGPLWQLGLVAVVDAVLGTALGLLASAFARTEFQAVQFMPLLVFPQIILGGLLMPRDEMPDVLYAISDWLPLSYAVDAINAVTAGEEGSDLWGPLLVVVAFAVGFLVLAPLTLRRRTP from the coding sequence GTGAACCCGGGGCGCACGCTGGCCACCGCGGCGCGGGTGCTGCGTCAGCTCAGTCACGACCCCCGTTCGATCGCGCTGATGCTGGTGGCGCCGAGTCTGCTGGTCGGGCTGTTCTCCTGGCTCTTCGCCGACAGGGAAGGGGTGTTCGACACCTTCGGCGGCCCGATCCTGGCGCTCTTCCCGTTCGTGGTGATGTTCCTGGTCACATCGGTGACGACGTTGCGGGAGCGTCGGTCGGGAACGCTGGAGCGGCTCATGGCGACCCCGCTGGGCAAGGGGGACTTCATCCTGGGCTACGCCCTGGCATTCGGCGCGATGGCGGCGCTGCAGGCCGTGGTCACGGTGTGGTTCGCCGTCGGGGTGTGCGGACTGAGCGTGGAAGGTCCGCTCTGGCAGCTGGGCCTTGTCGCCGTGGTCGACGCCGTCCTCGGCACCGCGCTGGGGCTGCTCGCCAGCGCGTTCGCCCGAACCGAGTTCCAAGCCGTGCAGTTCATGCCGCTGCTCGTCTTTCCGCAGATCATCCTGGGTGGGCTGCTGATGCCCCGCGATGAGATGCCCGACGTGCTGTACGCGATCAGCGACTGGCTTCCCCTCAGTTACGCGGTGGATGCGATCAACGCGGTGACCGCAGGCGAAGAGGGCAGCGACCTGTGGGGTCCGCTGCTGGTCGTCGTGGCCTTTGCTGTCGGCTTCCTCGTGCTCGCGCCGCTGACACTGCGGCGCCGGACGCCCTGA